A segment of the Lolium perenne isolate Kyuss_39 chromosome 3, Kyuss_2.0, whole genome shotgun sequence genome:
CAAATGCATATATTTCATATACAGTGGTAAGCCATACCTTCTGTTTCgtttctttttcaattcatcaatccAAATGGAGCTCCAAGTGTTGTCATCACTCCCTGGAATAAAATGCAGAGCATGCTTGTATCAATATAGTGCCATGTATACATAATATAAAGACAGAGAATATGAACAGAAGAATAGAAAACTGAATATAAAGACCACCCCAGGTTTCTACTTGCAGTCACTAGGCGCTCACTTCAATTACTTCAAAGTGAAATATGAAAATAAGTAAACATCATACGGCATATTTAGATAATTTTCTGTCATGGTCGAACTGGACTTCCATGCTATAAAAAATGAACTTGCATTATTTTTGGAGAAGTGTACTACCAAGAAAAACTGATCTTCAAGTGGTGTGAATTTGTCAAAACTCATTGGGTGAACTTTGTATTGGAGACGAATTGAACTTAACAATGATGACAAGTGAACTTTCGCTTTCTACAAATCTGGAGTTTATCTCAGTTAATATGAACCATGTAGAAATGTGTTAATCTCTCATGACTTTGTCAGATGGATTTCTAGAACTATGTAGTGTCACTGTCAACTGACCTTTAGCAGAACGAATATATACAACCTATGCTCGAGCTTGTCTAACAACATGAAAGGGAACTTTTCAATATAAATAAGTGAACTTATATTTGTGTTTCTCTCAGACACGCACATTAACAACAAACATATGCATTTCatctactccctctgattcatattaattgactctaatatggatgtatctagaaacaaaatgtgtctagatacatccatattagagtcaattaatatgaaccggagggagtaccatTTTGCAACGACAACAAGAGAGAATAAGGAAAAATCCAAACTTGAACATCAACACCCAGCAGATGATGCATCAACGTATCCCAAGGAATTATCTGGAAATCACAACCACCTGAGAAACTTAACTATGTTAAAATGAACTTTCACATACACGAATGTGCACTTCCACAAAAAGCATCAGAACTACTAGAGAGGACATTAAAAAAACACCTAGTCAAGCTCACTACTAGAGAGGCACGTACATAGCAGACCTCACTTAGGCAGGCAATAAAACAAACACGTATCACACATTTAAACTAACACACTAAAGTACGAGCTTCTCTTACTGGACAAAAAGAACATTCACATTAAAATTATAAACACCAACCGATTGAATGGTTCCGGCTGAGACTGAACTTATGCTAATAGATGAAACGAACTTACTGCTAATAGATGCATTGTAGTGCCCCGATAATTATGAACTTCAGGCACATACGAGGTGAACTTCCTGACAAAACAAGACTTTGAGAAAAAAAAAGATGAACACCTTTAGTTGTACTAGCgaacttgcattttaaataaaagcgGACTTCACAGTTTTTTGTGTATACTTAATTTCTAATTATTTTTTTCAAGAGGAAGAACAAATGCATGGTCAGTACTTTGGGTGTACACACTGAATTCCTAGATAGAGAATGTGAACTGCTGGGACAATTATTAGAAGTAATTCATTTTGGATAATCcaattttttaaaaataaaatgaACTCATTTTCACTATATTCAAACTTCCAGAGTTGAAAATAATGGACTGTGTGcgaaaattgcgaacttttttacACATGGGTGAATTGAACCCATTTTGCTGAAAAAATGGAAATTATTCTGAAAAATAAAGTGAACTCTCCCACCATTTAAACTGAACTTCGAAATTTGAGTTTCCTAAGGAAATAAATAAACAGGTGCACTATCTAAGTCCAATAGATGAACTTTCTAAAATAAAAAAAGTTTACTGTGACATTGTTGGTACCTTTGTGTAACTCGGATAGATGACCTGTCCTAAATACATAAGTGTACAACCAGAACTTTATTTTGTGAACTATGAAGGCATAGATAAGTTGCATCTCTGAAAGCTAATTCTTTTTTGCAATACACATTTGATAATATGCAGATGACTATGATGGCATAATTAACAGGTGAACTTCCCCTCATAGGCGAAGTGAACTTTTACCCGATAAAATAGTGAATTCAGAAGATAAAATAGTGAATAAGCTACATAGTATACCCATCCATGTTTTTCAATTTGCTCAGAAATGAATCACCCCAATGCGGCGCTCTGCTCGGTCAGCCCCAAGAAGACCTACACTGATATGCTACAGAATGAAGTGTGAACTTCTAGAAATGAAGATAAATTATAACGAATATTGAACAGAAATATCAAATTTATCCATCTGCACTTCCCCAATGCTAATAATGCACTTCCAAGAAAGAAAGAATAAACGCCAAAATATAAATATGGAGATGAGCTATACTTCTTATTTCCTTGAGGTACAGTAGCCAACATCGGCACTACATAGCAGCAGTATTGAGGAGCACCATCTGAACTTATCCTTTTAAACAACAAAAGAATTTCACCCATGGTATCCGAGCGCTGCTTAATTTCTCACATCAACTAAACTTCACAAGTTCATCATCTGAACTTCATGCTTTGAAGACAGTAAACTACATAGTTCATCTGGTAAGAGGAGTAAAGGAAGGGGCGGTGTTGCTAGTTACCAGGGTGTCGCTACAGAGCGAGAAAGCCACGAGATGAGATGGGGGTCGACGACGGTGGTGGGATCTCGAGGTGGTGCCGTGCGGCCCAGGTGGGGCGATGCAGgtcaacggcggcagcagcaacacTGGCCGTTGGTGGAGCACGGTGGAAAGGGAAGGAGGCGGACGGAGGTGCGCCGGGCAGGAGGTGGGCGGCGGTAGCGCACGGGGTGGGCAGGCGGTGGCGCGCGGGGCGTGAGATGGTGGGCGGCGGCAGCGCGCGGGGCGTGAGATGGTGGGCGGCAGCGCACGGGGCGTGAGatggtgggcggcggcggcgcgcgggcgtGAGATGGTGGGCGGCAGCGCGCGGGCGTGAGATGGTGGGCGGCGGTGGCGCGCGGGGCGGGAGGCGGCAGCGCGCGGGCgggaggtgggcggcggcgcgcgggctgGAGGTGGGTAGCGGCGCGCCGGCGGTGGGAAGTGGGGTAGCGGCCGCGACGGTCGTAGGTGGCCGGGCGCTCGATCTGTTCATGGTCCGGTGGTGCGGGCAGCATGGTGGAAGCCAGCATGGATCGGTAGGGTCGGGTGGGTTTTTTTCCTTTGTTGGTTCGGGTTGGTTttagggggttcgagaatagctattctcgaacccctcttaagggggttcgagaatagttggactatattttagcatcaagtaatataaATAGGAGGGAGTACAATCTTCCATATCTTTACCTATTCCTTTTTAGCTGTAATCTGATAATTACGGTTGAATTGTTTATCaaaacatactccctccgtccataaatagatgccaaaaatttctccaaatttggatgtatctatacactaaatcgtggctagatacatttaaatttagataaattttggcatctatttatggacagaggtagtattaaTATAGGATCTACTCTCGAAGATATTGTCATGACAAAGTCAACATATATGAATTTGAACTGAAGGGTTGAGAGATAAAACGTTTTAAAATTTGAAACCTAAAGAAATTCTACGTGACAAGTGCCCTTATTAGCACGCTCCAACAATGTTTAAGAAACAAAAACATTTACATGAATAAAAACTCCGGCAGGGTAAGACAGCTGCCAAGAGGAGGATACAAAAGTAAATCTGAGGTTAGAACACGTTTTGGTTCGTTAACGCTTTTACTCATTACAGAATCGTCACTGCAGTGTTTGCACCACGAAATTGTGCTGACTCAGGAAAAGAAACGATCAACTAAAGCAAATTAAACAGACACCCGACGCCTTCTCATGGCAGACTCTACTGTATTGACACCACGACCTGAACGAATCAGTCCAACTGCAAGACCTCCACACTAACCTTTTGTCTGTTACTTCAGCACTCACGCTACGGAGAGCTCAGCTGTTCTCAACGGATCCTGCAGTGCCTTTGTCGTCGAGCTTCTCCATCGCTGAAGCTAGATAACTGTCACAGAAACCAGGGGGCTCGTGGATGAAGCAAGAGATCACGTCTCGCAGTGTCACCACACCAACAACCTCATAGTCACCATCCACCACATATATCCGGTGGGTTATCCTCGATCCGATGCTGTCAATTACGCTGCCCATAGAAGCATCAGGTGCACAGGTGAGTGGTGGCTTCACCAGTCCGTTGTCCCCTGAATCAGGAAGAGTGGAACCTAGAGCCTTCATGAACTCCAAGACGGTAAGTTGCCTGTATGGATGAAGCATAACTTCAGATACATGAAGACACATAGTTAACAAAGAAACAGCACAAGGGAATACATTACTGGGTCGTTTGCTACCTGAAATTAGAAAACAAGTCTGGCCTAAGCAACAGGAAGCGAATATCCCTTATGCTCACACTGCCAACTAGTTTCCTTTTGGGGCCTTCTACCACAGGTACGCCACCAATTTTGTTATCCTTCATGCACTTGAAAGCCTCTAAGATTAGATCATCACTGTTAACTGTAATAACCTGAAAAAGACACCACATTTCAACAGAGTATAACATGGCGAAAGTGCAGAACTAGGCCCTACTTTCAATGTTGCAGCATGCAATGTAAATTAATGTCCATAGACTCTGGGATTAGAAGAAGATGCAGAAAATTGTAAAATAACCTCGTCAAATGACATGAATGGAAGGCCCAAGTCTGAAAGAGGAAGCGCAGAAATATAGTCAAACCAATCCCTTCCTTTGCACTGCTGAAGCCCTTTAACAACACTAGTCTGAGTAATGAAGTTCTTAATGACTGGCTTATCAGATTCAATCACTGGGACATTCCTCAACCTGTACTTGGAGAGCAACAACAGTACAGTAAGCATTGAACTATCCAGCGTAACAGGGACAAAAGGAGACCAGGGGTAGGACTCCACAATTGATCGAAcctacaacaaaagaaaaaaaaatcagtAGGATCTACAACAGAAGATAATCGTGGaacactaaaataaaagggcttcAACAGATATAACCAAAGTAAAACCTTAGCAAACTATAATGCAGCTGACATACCACAAAGGCATGCAAGATGTGTATAACAGATGTCATTGCAAGAATGAATTCAAAGTCTGATCGGCATAACAAGTAACGAAAAAGAGAATCCCTAGTTTTCATGTAAGGCATAAGAGTTCCAGATTGAGCAAACTGTCATACCGTAGTTGATTTGAAAGGTTCTTGCTGAAGGAGAACTTTGTAGAAATCTCCTCCTAAATGATCAGCAGCAGTTACTCCATCCTTTGCAACACCCTTTTCGGCAGTCAAACCGCCAGCAACAGCAGCCCCTACGGCTGCAGCAGTGAGGCCAGCAACAGCTGCGGGGCCAGTTGCACCTAATGCTGCCACCCCCACCGCACCAACAGCACCCAATCCAACTCCCGCAGCAGTTGCCGATCCAGCTGACAGCGCTACGGCCGCAAGATCAGCATTATCTAGTACCCAGAGGATGATGGCCGAGTACTCAATGATGCCAAGATACCTCCCTTGCCAGTCAGCCGGAGCCCCAGGTTGTGGATTCAGCACCGGCGCTGCCCTTATGTTGTGTTCGGATAAAATTCTGACCGCATCAAGAACCGAAGTTTCTCCAGGAATTTCGGTTACTGCAGAGAGAAAATGGGGGATTACAAGCACTGTAGCATATGTGAATCCGAAAAGAGATGCATAGTATGTTTGTTTTGCAGAAGGGCATACCTCGTCCACTAGGAACATCAGGAAATGAGGCGACCGGAATCTGAGCAAAGGCTGCGGTCAGGGACTCCTGCAAAGCTAGCGGGAGCTTCTTCTTGGACTGGATAGTGTCAAAGTAGGCATCACAGCTAGGGAATTTCGCGTTTTCCTCAGGTCGAGCCATTTCTACAAGAAACAGATGAAGGATTTATCCAGCAGGTAACATCTATCCACAAATCATCACCAAATAACAAAGTACATTACACATGGAGGATGTAGAGCATCTAGAAAAGGTTATCTTGCAGATAATGGCACAAGAAATCATCGGTGACTCAAACTGCCAGATATGTCGGCACGCACGATTCAAGTGCTTCTGAATCAATACCTCAAAAGAAACTAGGAGTAGTGTTTATTGGGTGTTTTGCCGGGGGAAATCCCTTGTTTGCATAACAACAAACAACCCATAGGCATATATATACGCGCGTAGCTTCAGCTAATTAGATGAGAATAATCAGAGAATATCGGGGCACCCGAAGAAATCTACTACCGAATTTGCAAACTAGCGCATCAAACCCACACATGAGCATGAAGGGACGAACGAATTTAGTAGTAGCACCAAAAAGAGAGCATAGTTTATCACCTGGGTTGCTACTTGCGGGAGACCTCCACAAGAAACGCCGCCTCCAGGCTTTGGGGTGGGGGAGGGAGCGGTAAAGGGGGAATGGATTGGAGTTGGAGGCGCTACTTTGGGAGGATCTAGTATGATCTTGGCTTGTGAGGCGAGGCCTGGCCAATTTTTTCTTGGCTCCCAATCCAAGTGGGGTGGAGGAGGAGCGGAATACGGGTACGGGAGGGATGGTGCGGTGCTCGCTTCCACGTGTACACGCTAGAGGGCCACGTCTCCCACCCCCACCAGCTCACCGGAAGTTTCCAACGACTCCGGGCTTGGCCCATTTAACGTTTGGTTGTTTTTTCACACTGTTCGCACACATGAACTAGTTCGCTACGGCCTTTTCAGTAAACTGGCAAAGGGATTGTTATCCATCCACTCCCCATCATCAAGATAAGTTTACTTATCTTGCT
Coding sequences within it:
- the LOC127342769 gene encoding SNF1-related protein kinase regulatory subunit gamma-1-like translates to MARPEENAKFPSCDAYFDTIQSKKKLPLALQESLTAAFAQIPVASFPDVPSGRVTEIPGETSVLDAVRILSEHNIRAAPVLNPQPGAPADWQGRYLGIIEYSAIILWVLDNADLAAVALSAGSATAAGVGLGAVGAVGVAALGATGPAAVAGLTAAAVGAAVAGGLTAEKGVAKDGVTAADHLGGDFYKVLLQQEPFKSTTVRSIVESYPWSPFVPVTLDSSMLTVLLLLSKYRLRNVPVIESDKPVIKNFITQTSVVKGLQQCKGRDWFDYISALPLSDLGLPFMSFDEVITVNSDDLILEAFKCMKDNKIGGVPVVEGPKRKLVGSVSIRDIRFLLLRPDLFSNFRQLTVLEFMKALGSTLPDSGDNGLVKPPLTCAPDASMGSVIDSIGSRITHRIYVVDGDYEVVGVVTLRDVISCFIHEPPGFCDSYLASAMEKLDDKGTAGSVENS